A window of Nitrospirae bacterium YQR-1 genomic DNA:
TGTGATTCCGACATGTCCCATACACCGATGTTTCATCAGGTGGAGGGGCTTATGGTGGATGAGGGGATAACGTTTGCAAACCTTAAGGCGGTGCTTGAGGCCTTTTTGCACATAGTCTTTGGGCCCACGGTTCCGGTGCGTTTCAGGCCGAGTTTTTTCCCTTTCACAGAGCCCTCGGCGGAGATTGACATGGGCTGTTATGCCTGCGCTGGTTCCGGTTGCAGGGTGTGTAAGAACTCCGGCTGGATTGAAATACTGGGTGCCGGGATGGTTGACCCCCGGGTGTTTAAGATGACAGGTATTGACCCTGAGGTTTATACCGGATTTGCCTTTGGCATGGGGATAGAGAGAATTGCCCGGTTAAGATACGGGATAGATGATATACGGCTTTTTTATGAGGGTGATTTGAGATTTTTGAGGCAATTTTAAATTATGCTTTTACCGTTTAATTGGTTATCGGATTTTTTAGAGATAACAGAGCCGCCTCAGAGCGTATCATCCTTGCTGACTATGGCGGGGCTTGAGGTTGAGGCTCTGTATGGACAGGGTAGTGATGCGGTATTAGAGGTAAATGTAACTCCAAACAGGGGTGACTGTCTTAGCGTGCTGGGTTTAGCCAGGGAACTGTCAGCTATAACGGGCAGGCCGCTTAAGTTAAAAGACAGTTGTGGCAGTGTTGAGGCCGGCACTGCTGCAGAAGAAATCTCTGTTGAGATAATTGATACGGAGCTCTGCCGGCGGTACTCCGGAGAAATAATAAGCGGTGTTAAGGTTACTCAATCGCCGCAGTGGTTGATAAAACGGCTTGAGGCTGCTGGAGTGCGTGCTATCAACAACATAGTGGATGTTACAAACTACGTTTTAATCGAACTGGGGCAGCCCCTTCATGCTTTTGATTTATCCAAACTCAGGGGAAACACCATAAGGGTAAAAAGAGCCGACGGGGCGGTTAAGATAAGGGCCCTTGACGGGGTTGAAAGAACGGTTTCCGGCGATAGTCTATTGATTTGGGATAGTGAGGGGCCGGTGGCGATAGCCGGTGTGATGGGAGGGCAGGGCTCGGAGGTAGCGGCTGATACGGTGGATATATTTCTTGAGAGCGCATGGTTTTTACCTGAGTCGATAAGAAAAACATCAAAGGCGCTGGGGCTTCGTTCTGAGTCGTCATACCGTTTTGAAAGAGCAACCGATATTGGGGGCACAGTGAGAGCGTTGAACAGGACTGCGGAGCTGATTGTTGAGCTTTGCGGAGGCGCTGCTATGCCGGTTATAGATATTTATCCTGTTAAGTATAAACCTGCGGAGATAGAGTTTAAGCGAAAAAGTGTTACTAAACTACTTGGCATGGATATCTCTGAGGACACGATAAGTAGTATTTTGGTGAGTTTAGGGTTTAGCGTTTCCGGAAGTGGAGGCATATACAGAGTTACTGTGCCGTCTCATAGGACGGACATTGAGCTTGAGGCCGATCTCACAGAGGAAATAGCAAGAATTTACGGTTACAACAATATACCCTCAGTGATGCCTCATGCCTGTGTAAGTGCAAAGGTAAGCAGCCATAAGGAGATGTCATTAAGGCCTATTGGAAATCTCCTCAGGCAGGCAGGCTTTACGGAGACTATAAACTATAGTTTTATGCCGGAGGATGCACTGGATATTTTATTAATACCACAGGGGGATGAAAGACGAAAAACAGTTGAGGTGCTCAATCCGCTAAGTAAAGAGGAGTCTGTGCTGAGAACATTTTTGCTGCCTGCGCTTATTGAAAATCTGAGATTAAATCTAAATTTCAGACAAAAGGAAATACATTTATTTGAGGCAGGTACAGTGTTTATTAACGAGGGCGGGAAGTTACCGGTTGAGAGTTTTAACCTTTCGATAGTTTCCCTAAGTGGTGTAACGCAGAAATTATGGTCAGACAATGCGCACATTTTTTATAAACTAAAAGGAATAACAGAGGCACTCAGAGATACTCTGCGGCTCTCAGGCATGGAGTTTAGTAAAGACGGTGTTTCTGTGACGCCTTCAGAGGAGCCGTTTCTTTCCCGCACACACTCGGTTGATATTTATTTAAAAGGTAAGCGTGCAGGGTATTTGGGGCTTTTGTCACCTGAGGTTACAAACAATCTTGGTTTAAAGATACAGAGACCTGAGGTGGGTGTTGCAGAGTTGTTTCTTGATGAGGTGTTTAAATCGGAGCTTTTACCACAGACATTCATGGCCATGCCTAAATATCCTCCTATAGAGCGTGATATGGCGGTAGTGGTTGATATGGTGTTTGCTGCGGCGGAAATGGTGAAACTAATCAGGGGCTACGATAGCAATTTAATTGAGTCAGTGGAAATTTTTGATTCTTACACAGGCAAATCAGTTGGAGAGGGCAAAAAGAGTCTTGCCTGCCATATTGTTTACAGGGCGGCGGATAGAACCCTCACGGATAAGGAAATAGACGATTTGCATGGGGCGGTGGTAAATCATGTGTTGGAGATGACAGGTGGAGTACTCAGAAGTTAGGCGGTGAGCATCCTTTGGGTGCTTGTGTGAGCTAAGACTAAGATAATAAAGGAGAAAACATAAAATGAAAAATGTAGAGATGTCGCTTACGGGTAATATTTTGACAATAAAGGTGGATATATCGAAAGATTTTGGTCCGTCCTCTTCCGGTAAAACAATTATAATAGCTTCGACCGAGGGCAACCAAAGCATCCCCGACTCAGAAGCTGTAAAGATTGGCCTTAACGTTTATAAGAAAAAGTAATCAGCACTGTAATCCACCGGCAAACGTGTTCAAGTTGTTTTCAAGGTATTGAAAAGCTGGGAGTTTTCTTAAGGGTTCATAGAATAATTCCTTCTCATCCCCTGCATGTTTATTATTATGAGCTAAATGGTATAGAATATAGATGATAAACGAATGAGGATATAATGAAAACTTGGGGGTGTGTGGATGACAACAAATATAATTGATCAGATAAAGGCGGAGATACTGCTTGAGAGCGGCACAAATGAGCTTGAGATACTGGAGTTTTATATAGATGAGGAGAGCAGGGAGGGACAGGAGGGCCGTTCGTTTTTTGGGATGAACGTTGCTAAGGTTATGCAGGTGATAGAGAATCCTAACCTGAAGCCGAAAGACTATGCGCAGAATCCATGTTTTTTGGGCACTATCCCGCTTCGTGACCACATAGTGCCGATTATTGATTTAAGCATCTGGTTAGGTATCAAACGAAAGACCGACACAGGGGACATTATAATAATAACTGAATTCAGCAAATCGGTGCAGGGGTTTTTAGTCTCAGGGGTTACGGAGATAACTCGTTTTCAGTGGAAAGAAGTAGTGCCGCCGGGGAAATTTATATCACATCTTGGTTCAAAGTCAATTGTGGGCATAGTTCATACCAGTGACCATTTTATACAGCTTCTTGATCTGGAACACATAATTTCGGATTTAAATCCTAAATCATCAGACGATACGTGGAAAACCACTGTAAAAGCACAGAGCCAATATCGAGCGCTTATTGTTGACGATTCCGAAACAATTCGGGAGATAATCAGAAGAAATATGGAGGCTGCAAATTTTAGAACAAAAATACTAGATAACGGCGAGGAGGCCCTTAATTATTTGAAAGAACTTGCTGAGACCGGATTAAACGAGGGCAAAGACATTTCTGACTACATAGATATTGT
This region includes:
- a CDS encoding chemotaxis protein; its protein translation is MTTNIIDQIKAEILLESGTNELEILEFYIDEESREGQEGRSFFGMNVAKVMQVIENPNLKPKDYAQNPCFLGTIPLRDHIVPIIDLSIWLGIKRKTDTGDIIIITEFSKSVQGFLVSGVTEITRFQWKEVVPPGKFISHLGSKSIVGIVHTSDHFIQLLDLEHIISDLNPKSSDDTWKTTVKAQSQYRALIVDDSETIREIIRRNMEAANFRTKILDNGEEALNYLKELAETGLNEGKDISDYIDIVISDIEMPLLDGYTLTKNIKQDHYLKKIPVILYSSLITAELFHKGKSVGADDQVSKPDLDEMAGRAIKLIEDRLVVV
- the pheT gene encoding phenylalanine--tRNA ligase subunit beta, with translation MLLPFNWLSDFLEITEPPQSVSSLLTMAGLEVEALYGQGSDAVLEVNVTPNRGDCLSVLGLARELSAITGRPLKLKDSCGSVEAGTAAEEISVEIIDTELCRRYSGEIISGVKVTQSPQWLIKRLEAAGVRAINNIVDVTNYVLIELGQPLHAFDLSKLRGNTIRVKRADGAVKIRALDGVERTVSGDSLLIWDSEGPVAIAGVMGGQGSEVAADTVDIFLESAWFLPESIRKTSKALGLRSESSYRFERATDIGGTVRALNRTAELIVELCGGAAMPVIDIYPVKYKPAEIEFKRKSVTKLLGMDISEDTISSILVSLGFSVSGSGGIYRVTVPSHRTDIELEADLTEEIARIYGYNNIPSVMPHACVSAKVSSHKEMSLRPIGNLLRQAGFTETINYSFMPEDALDILLIPQGDERRKTVEVLNPLSKEESVLRTFLLPALIENLRLNLNFRQKEIHLFEAGTVFINEGGKLPVESFNLSIVSLSGVTQKLWSDNAHIFYKLKGITEALRDTLRLSGMEFSKDGVSVTPSEEPFLSRTHSVDIYLKGKRAGYLGLLSPEVTNNLGLKIQRPEVGVAELFLDEVFKSELLPQTFMAMPKYPPIERDMAVVVDMVFAAAEMVKLIRGYDSNLIESVEIFDSYTGKSVGEGKKSLACHIVYRAADRTLTDKEIDDLHGAVVNHVLEMTGGVLRS